Genomic window (Capsicum annuum cultivar UCD-10X-F1 chromosome 10, UCD10Xv1.1, whole genome shotgun sequence):
NNNNNNNNNNNNNNNNNNNNNNNNNNNNNNNNNNNNNNNNNNNNNNNNNNNNNNNNNNNNNNNNNNNNNNNNNNNNNNNNNNNNNNNNNNNNNNNNNNNNNNNNNNNNNNNNNNNNNNNNNNNNNNNNNNNNNNNNNNNNNNNNNNNNNNNNNNNNNNNNNNNNNNNNNNNNNNNNNNNNNNNNNNNNNNNNNNNNNNNNNNNNNNNNNNNNNNNNNNNNNNNNNNNNNNNNNNNNNNNNNNNNNNNNNNNNNNNNNNNNNNNNNNNNNNNNNNNNNNNNNNNNNNNNNNNNNNNNNNNNNNNNNNNNNNNNNNNNNNNNNNNNNNNNNNNNNNNNNNNNNNNNNNNNNNNNNNNNNNNNNNNNNNNNNNNNNNNNNNNNNNNNNNNNNNNNNNNNNNNNNNNNNNNNNNNNNNNNNNNNNNNNNNNNNNNNNNNNNNNNNNNNNNNNNNNNNNNNNNNNNNNNNNNNNNNNNNNNNNNNNNNNNNNNNNNNNNNNNNNNNNNNNNNNNNNNNNNNNNNNNNNNNNNNNNNNNNNNNNNNNNNNNNNNNNNNNNNNNNNNNNNNNNNNNNNNNNNNNNNNNNNNNNNNNNNNNNNNNNNNNNNNNNNNNNNNNNNNNNNNNNNNNNNNNNNNNNNNNNNNNNNNNNNNNNNNNNNNNNNNNNNNNNNNNNNNNNNNNNNNNNNNNNNNNNNNNNNNNNNNNNNNNNNNNNNNNNNNNNNNNNNNNNNNNNNNNNNNNNNNNNNNNNNNNNNNNNNNNNNNNNNNNNNNNNNNNNNNNNNNNNNNNNNNNNNNNNNNNNNNNNNNNNNNNNNNNNNNNNNNNNNNNNNNNNNNNNNNNNNNNNNNNNNNNNNNNNNNNNNNNNNNNNNNNNNNNNNNNNNNNNNNNNNNNNNNNNNNNNNNNNNNNNNNNNNNNNNNNNNNNNNNNNNNNNNNNNNNNNNNNNNNNNNNNNNNNNNNNNNNNNNNNNNNNNNNNNNNNNNNNNNNNNNNNNNNNNNNNNNNNNNNNNNNNNNNNNNNNNNNNNNNNNNNNNNNNNNNNNNNNNNNNNNNNNNNNNNNNNNNNNNNNNNNNNNNNNNNNNNNNNNNNNNNNNNNNNNNNNNNNNNNNNNNNNNNNNNNNNNNNNNNNNNNNNNNNNNNNNNNNNNNNNNNNNNNNNNNNNNNNNNNNNNNNNNNNNNNNNNNNNNNNNNNNNNNNNNNNNNNNNNNNNNNNNNNNNNNNNNNNNNNNNNNNNNNNNNNNNNNNNNNNNNNNNNNNNNNNNNNNNNNNNNNNNNNNNNNNNNNNNNNNNNNNNNNNNNNNNNNNNNNNNNNNNNNNNNNNNNNNNNNNNNNNNNNNNNNNNNNNNNNNNNNNNNNNNNNNNNNNNNNNNNNNNNNNNNNNNNNNNNNNNNNNNNNNNNNNNNNNNNNNNNNNNNNNNNNNNNNNNNNNNNNNNNNNNNNNNNNNNNNNNNNNNNNNNNNNNNNNNNNNNNNNNNNNNNNNNNNNNNNNNNNNNNNNNNNNNNNNNNNNNNNNNNNNNNNNNNNNNNNNNNNNNNNNNNNNNNNNNNNNNNNNNNNNNNNNNNNNNNNNNNNNNNNNNNNNNNNNNNNNNNNNNNNNNNNNNNNNNNNNNNNNNNNNNNNNNNNNNNNNNNNNNNNNNNNNNNNNNNNNNNNNNNNNNNNNNNNNNNNNNNNNNNNNNNNNNNNNNNNNNNNNNNNNNNNNNNNNNNNNNNNNNNNNNNNNNNNNNNNNNNNNNNNNNNNNNNNNNNNNNNNNNNNNNNNNNNNNNNNNNNNNNNNNNNNNNNNNNNNNNNNNNNNNNNNNNNNNNNNNNNNNNNNNNNNNNNNNNNNNNNNNNNNNNNNNNNNNNNNNNNNNNNNNNNNNNNNNNNNNNNNNNNNNNNNNNNNNNNNNNNNNNNNNNNNNNNNNNNNNNNNNNNNNNNNNNNNNNNNNNNNNNNNNNNNNNNNNNNNNNNNNNNNNNNNNNNNNNNNNNNNNNNNNNNNNNNNNNNNNNNNNNNNNNNNNNNNNNNNNNNNNNNNNNNNNNNNNNNNNNNNNNNNNNNNNNNNNNNNNNNNNNNNNNNNNNNNNNNNNNNNNNNNNNNNNNNNNNNNNNNNNNNNNNNNNNNNNNNNNNNNNNNNNNNNNNNNNNNNNNNNNNNNNNNNNNNNNNNNNNNNNNNNNNNNNNNNNNNNNNNNNNNNNNNNNNNNNNNNNNNNNNNNNNNNNNNNNNNNNNNNNNNNNNNNNNNNNNNNNNNNNNNNNNNNNNNNNNNNNNNNNNNNNNNNNNNNNNNNNNNNNNNNNNNNNNNNNNNNNNNNNNNNNNNNNNNNNNNNNNNNNNNNNNNNNNNNNNNNNNNNNNNNNNNNNNNNNNNNNNNNNNNNNNNNNNNNNNNNNNNNNNNNNNNNNNNNNNNNNNNNNNNNNNNNNNNNNNNNNNNNNNNNNNNNNNNNNNNNNNNNNNNNNNNNNNNNNNNNNNNNNNNNNNNNNNNNNNNNNNNNNNNNNNNNNNNNNNNNNNNNNNNNNNNNNNNNNNNNNNNNNNNNNNNNNNNNNNNNNNNNNNNNNNNNNNNNNNNNNNNNNNNNNNNNNNNNNNNNNNNNNNNNNNNNNNNNNNNNNNNNNNNNNNNNNNNNNNNNNNNNNNNNNNNNNNNNNNNNNNNNNNNNNNNNNNNNNNNNNNNNNNNNNNNNNNNNNNNNNNNNNNNNNNNNNNNNNNNNNNNNNNNNNNNNNNNNNNNNNNNNNNNNNNNNNNNNNNNNNNNNNNNNNNNNNNNNNNNNNNNNNNNNNNNNNNNNNNNNNNNNNNNNNNNNNNNNNNNNNNNNNNNNNNNNNNNNNNNNNNNNNNNNNNNNNNNNNNNNNNNNNNATTAAATGtgttatgtatctcgacagacccaaaatagaaagaaaagtatTGAGAGCTAactatgtatctttacaaagaaacaaattgtatcttcgttggatgatCAGGAACTAATTATTATCTCGACAGACCCGAAATGgggattttcagtaattatataaaatgttaaaattttctgtaattaaactcCAAACTGTCGGGATTCCTATTATTTGTCATAATAATTTCAAGATAAAATGCAATaatattttatcttgtttttgGTTAGAGgtattaaaatagtaaaattgaataaaaaaaagctCCAACGttgtcttttaattttttatgttccAGGTTTATAAGAGTTTTTAACTTTCAAACTCCTCGTTGGATTAATAATTTTACTGAAACTATATCTCGAATAATCATAATAATCGATTGGTTTTTGGTTATTCTTAAATAAGAAATACATAGATAGTTAAAAAAGGTTATATTGTAAAAGAGTTAAAGTTTACAAAAAGATATACTATCATAACGATGATTGTTGTTATtctatgttgaaaaaaatattatgaggGTAGAAGGGTGGGTAGATAGTCAAGCATTGTTTCGCTTATTATTTTGTCCTATTAGTCGAAATATCACTCTTGCAGTTTCTTGTCATTTGAATTTGGCTACTATCTCTTTTGTACTTTGATTATCGTTTATCTTATTGTGATTATTGTTTAGGATGATTTGTTAGGTTGTCTATGATATTTTGTAATGAATTCATCATTTTCATACATCtttgtttatgttgttttgagctggTTTTCCTTGAATCGAGGATCGATCGAAAACAACCACCTCTTTCTATGCCTCCAAAGTAGTGGGAAGGTCTGCGTACGCTCTACGCTCTCCAAACCGCACATGATGAGATTATACTAATTATGTTATTGTTGGAAGTATTATAGAGGTAAAATATCAATAGAAGATCTTTGCTAAGAAAATCTATCTTATTCCAGTGAAATGAGGGTGGACAGTGATAAATATGTTCGACTATAGAAGCACAAAAAGACAGCGGTTTGCGGTTTATTTACTACCTTTTAACGAAGAAATGCCGTTCGTTGGCCACTTTTTACCTTCGTATTTGAAAAATACTTACTGTCGTGAAGTTTCAAATTTACAAGCGAAATTTCAAAACAATATCGGTAAAATTTCACCTTGGTTCAAAATTGCAATTCCCAAGTTGACAATCTTGGTGTTCAAGACCATACTTAACATTTGCACCATGTGCAACGTCATGTAATGAGTGGGCTTCCAAGCCATGCCCCATGACCCCATGCAAGACGAGACCTAGGGCTGTTTACCCAAAAAAGGTACAATTAAACTTGCACGCAAGATTTAAAGGATAAGAAGTGTTATTTTGATCAAGGCAGATAATCAACTGAGCAAAtaccctcaaaaaaaaaaaacctccatCATACTTAAACCTTATCTTGAATTTTTGTCAGACGCTATTTCCAAGAATTGAACTCATGAACTACTCCTGATCACATGAAggcaactttaccaattactccaagaCTCCCCTTCTGGTGACAAATTGAATATATTAAGTAAATAAAGTAATAGAATAGACTGAGTCAGCCTAATCCCAGTGAAATCGACGCTGAGGATATCCCGGGGCAATCGAAAAAGTGGAGAAATTGCTAAAGAAATTACaatattttgaaaacaaaataACTCCGAAGTATTGTGACCTAAAACAGAGAGGCCGAGATCAAGAAGGTGATTTACATGCACAAAGATTGTTTTTTGACCagatacactgggtttgttgttgtttgtaaATATGATCTCTATAATTTTTCCTAAACACCAATGTGGTCAGAGTAGTATAAATGAAGGCATATACATATATGAGAAAACATATAATGAAACTAAGCATATCTGCCGGACTGAAAGTGATCAAATCTTGCATCTGCTAGGACAACATTATATTGCTGCTCTCAAGGCCCCTCTTGCAGCTTCGCGCTTCATCTCTGCAGCTTTACCACTTCCTCGGAAATACATGTATACTTGCTGCATAATTAGACCATGAGGAGACAAAAATCAGTGAGGATTCATGTAGCCAACCCAAACTTGCTTGGGCTTGCAAGCATAGTACTTGAATAGAACTGAGAGGAGAACAAATAAGAGACGTCATACCTGAATAACCCATATGCTCAGCACAGACTCTAGACAAAATAGCCCGAAACCGATGAAAtagaaaatctgaagaaaaaaagTAAACAGCATATCCGTGTAAATTGGAAGACTCCAACTTGTATATGATATTCGGTGTTTATGCGACAATTTCACTATGTTCGGTAGGTTTAGtaattagtataagactaatcagGCAGGTTTTTTCATCCTCCTACATGTTTTCAACATTAATTAAGGAATTAGCCCAAGAGGCTTGGGGTGGTGGGGAGGGGGAGGTACGTTGGAGAAATTGAGGAATATGCTAGATGATATGTGAAAACATACCCCAACAAGTACATGTTTGCCAATGAGATCTACCGCAGGTAGAATGCCTCTGTTCCAACAAATCGTAAAAGATCAGATCATGGAGATAAACAATAATAGCAACAATCTAGAGAAATCTAAAAGCAATTAGCTAAAAGAAGGCGATAAAATTGTCCCAGCTAAACTGTTCGGCATCAAAAAGTGATTTCATACAAACTTTTCCATAAAAGTCAAATGTGAAGCAGAACTCACGTAAGTGATTTTCCTCTGAAAACTACTGGAGGAGCAACAGCCGCAAAGATGCAGAATGCAATGTGAAGCTGTACACAGAAAAGATATAAGACATCTTTGAATTCACCAATTCAGATGGgagataaagttttaaaaaaccATACGGGACTTAccaagtaaaacaagaaaaacCATGCAAACTTCATAGCACCCTCAGTTCTGTGACAATTATTTGTGTTAGCACCATtcagaaaagaaacaaaaaatgaaaCAGCATAAGACGGAGTTAGACACAGGATTAAACTTTATGCACTGATCCAGGATACAGATCAGTATCGACCAACCCACAAGGTCTTAATAATGAACGAAATTTCAGCTACACTATCAAACTTGTAAATATAATATTTCAGCAACATAACTAAAATTCAATTAACTACACTATCAAACTTGTAAATATAACACTTCAGCAACATAACCAAGATTCAATTGACAATTTGGATTACTGCATTCAATAAGTGGGTGATTTAACTGAAAGTAAATGTTGAGTTCTATGAAGAAAGCAATCATTTACCTGAATGCACGATAAAGAGGACGATACCACAGTACATAGGCTCCTGGAACCCCCGCTATGAAGTAAATAATTGAAAGGAACCAGATCTTTACATCTAAAGCCAAAAACTAAAAGTTAGAACCATCTATAAATAAGCCATCAATGACATGTAGTACGCTGAATCAGACAAACCTTTTTCTTTAATCCATGCTGTAGTGGTAGCAATGATGTTCCATAGAAGACATGCAAAAAGCCCTGTAACCATCGTCGTTTATCTAATCAGGACGAGAGCAATAAAGATCTCACGGGATGTAGAAAAGCTAAAAAGCAAGCATGTGAACTCCTAAAGCATTTAATTCTGAGAATGAAACAGCTGAATGCTCAGAAAAGTATGTTTCGATTGGTGTGTTCATGATTAACAAATAGTTAAAACTGCAATATGCCAGAATGACATCTGCAAAACATGCTTCAatgccaaaaataaaaaagacgaGACATTTTACTACTGAAAATTCCTGTAACTAGGTAAACTAAATGTATCAAATGGAAGTCAAATGAAGCTTTAGGTCCCAAGTCTCCTCTTTGAGAAAGATAAAGACACCGGACCGTCAGATTATTTTTCAGTCGAATGCAGCAGTTACTAAGTCTTAATGTAGCATGCTGAGAACAAGAATCAAAAAGTAGAAAGTGTCACATACGGTGCTTCAAACTAGAAAAACCAAACATATAGAGAGGCAAACTTGACGCACCCAAAAAGGTAGTAAACGCGACATATTGCAGCCTTTGCAAATGAACTGGTATTTCGTTTGCAATATCATGATGGATAATTGGGAAGAATGGAGGCCAATTTTTCGCCTCAATAACAATGCCAGCTGCAATCAGAGAGGATAGAAGGAATTGTAAGGTactgaattaaatttttgaaccatgtaacattttttttataagtttCATTTATAGACAGTTGAATCATGTAACCTTTTAAGTAAACATg
Coding sequences:
- the LOC107845417 gene encoding secretory carrier-associated membrane protein 2 encodes the protein MASHYDRNPFAEEEEEVNPFADGGGKSKGQSKFSGGAFYTTSVPPATNSRLSPLPHEPADFYDRDVPVDIPLDSSTDLKKKEKELQAKENELRRREQELRRKEEAAARAGIVIEAKNWPPFFPIIHHDIANEIPVHLQRLQYVAFTTFLGLFACLLWNIIATTTAWIKEKDVKIWFLSIIYFIAGVPGAYVLWYRPLYRAFRTEGAMKFAWFFLFYLLHIAFCIFAAVAPPVVFRGKSLTGILPAVDLIGKHVLVGIFYFIGFGLFCLESVLSIWVIQQVYMYFRGSGKAAEMKREAARGALRAAI